Genomic window (Capsicum annuum cultivar UCD-10X-F1 chromosome 10, UCD10Xv1.1, whole genome shotgun sequence):
GAACTTCAATCAACCAATCAATCAGAATTGCTCTCATCTTTTCGCTTATCTCAGGTTGTGAATCAATGTAGTCATGAACTCTTGTCTCACTCTGCAAAGAAGTACAAAAATTCGAGTTGATCATCGATATTGCTAGTATACAAGAAACGAAAATAGACAGCAGCAATAGACGAAGAAGTTCAAGTTCAAGACAATGGATACCTCAGCTAGTTTGTAGAAGCTGTAAATGTCTTCAACATATTCCGAAACTGCCAATTCATTGTTCACATCTGCAGCATCGATGTCCACAATCTGCTCCTTTGGTTTCTTACTCAGACCACATGCAGCCTTTATAAAGTTGACAAAAACATCAGACATTCCTCTAGTTGTACAACTGACAAATTATGTAAAACAGAAAACAAAAGGGACAATCCTCTATATATCTATAATGTTGTAATATTAACAAAAGGGACATCATATCGAGCCTTGCTTCGAGCAGTGAGAGTTGAAGTAAGAGTTGATTTCTTCTTTGATATGTCTTCAGCAGCCTGCTTCTTTCTTTGCATCTTTTCCTCCATTAGTTTCTCACGAGTGTCGGGGCTAATTACAATAATCTCCTCAGGTCTTGGCTTAATTGTAGCTTTCTTCTGAGCTGGTTTCCTTCCTGCATGTACTTTTTGAGCAACATTTGCTCCTTTTACGTTAACAGCCACAGATATCTGCAAacagttttaaaaaaaaacacaagtcCGCAACCAATGATTAGTACTATAACGTCAAGTTGAGATTGCAATGCAAAAAAAGATTATGACTTATTGTCATAACCTTCTGATTTTCAGCTGCTGCCAACAACTGTGCACAAAATCTCCTTGTTACGGGGCGAGGTACCTGAGGAAGTGGCTTTCCTTCGACTCCACGGCCTGCAGCCAGATTCCCAATATCACCAAGAGCCTTTCGGTTTCTCCCTTCTGCTGCCATATTCTTTTTTTGCTTTACTGCATCAGGGACTACTACTACATCACCTAAACAACATACAAGTTATTTCCATTTAGTTTCAAACAAACAGAAGCCTGGTGAACAGCATACAAACAAGTATATCCATTTGGTATATCGAACAAACAGAAGGGTATCCACGATTCTAAGTTTATGGCGTTCCTTAGACCCATTACCCTTTATCGCTTACTAGGTTGTTCGTGATAAATTTATTTATACACATATAAAGTGAATTTCTTAACACAAATTTAGGGTCTGAGCTGAAGTTACGATCCGTCACTTCAGATAAAACACAATTCACATTCAATACTGCTTAAAGAGTACATTGTGTAACATCATTCACTGAACCCCATGTGAACATTTCAACAGGTTCACCCAATAACAATGTGTCACATAACTTTTTATACATGATTAAGTGAACTCTTAACACGAATCCGAGTAAACACTATTAACATTCATTACTACTTAGACAGTTCATTGTGTTACAACATTTACATTTCTATAGGTTCACTCAATcacaatacaacaacaataaattaaccaatgaaatcccacaagtgaggtccgGGGAGGATAGAGTGCACGCAGACCTTACCAATACCTCGTAGAGGTACAGGTTCACGCAATAACAATGTACCAAGTAATTCTTTTTACATATTGAGTGGATTTCTTAGCACGAAAACATGATCTAAGCTAAAGTTACGATACATCCCTGAAAACAAAACACCTTAAATTCAATACTACTTAAGAAGTTCATTATGTAACATCATTTACTGAACCAtctatcatgaacatttcaagagATTCACCCAATaacaatgtatatatatttatatcccTGAAGTTTTACCGAGGCGCAGTAAAAGAAATACGCCACAGCTTTTTTCATCAGGTTACTCTTACCAACCCTAAACAACACATAACGATTATCGCGACATCATTTACTGAAAAAAGTTATAAATCACAAATACCCAAATAAACCCATTTGAAGAATATCAAATGAACCCCATTTTACATCAGGTTACACTCTTAACAATAAATAAATTgcaaaaaaaatctcttttatttcaagatttaaatcTAAAGTTCATAACATTTTGTTCAAACACTAGAAATCTTTAATAgacccaaaaatagaaaataaacacTTTGGTAAGTAGAAACTGAAAGACCCATCAAAGAAATGAGAAATCTTTACAAccccttttgaaatttttgaacaaaaaacACTTATTCAAATCAAATGAATCAAGAAAACTAATCAAAACgaaaagcaaaaaataacaaaaaaatcaaaagatacaAATAAAGACCCAAATTTTTTACCTTTATTGTGTTGTTCAAGAGCATTTCTTGAtgccatttttcagaaaaattctgaatttttctttgatatttttgggagAATGAAGAAAGAAAGCACCCTATTTGAACCTTTATAAATCGGCGCTTCAATTCTAACGGTCTTATTCTTTTGGTTTAATCTAAACCGTTAGATGAAGTTGTTGATCGAACGGTTGTAATTTGGGTTTAGATAGTTGGGCTTATTGAGTAATAAAGCCCATTAAGGACTGTTCAAAACTTACCGTTGAGTTTATAATTGTTACTAAAATTaccattttgatattttttttttattaataataatcacaGAAATATTAATACTACTATACTATGAAAATTACCATTTTGATATGAATTATAACGGTTCAAAAATATACCTAAACTATAACTAAAAGTTAGCAAAGTATAGCTCGACTAATATTTGATGATGTGTATATTACATTCTCTTTTGTTTAATTCCACATtagcaaaattaaataaattaatattggGCTAAAGGTTAAAAATTATCaccatataaaataatttattctcCATCGCGATATCTGACATCTTCTACAGTACTTTCTCTCGTCTCACTCGTGGTGGAAGACGAGAGTTTAAGCACTTAAAgaatcaattgaaaaatatgaaaaaaaattaaatcaaaaataatgtGTCAACTAACAAAATCATTATATATATCAGGTGGGTGAATATTTATGGTCAAACACGCCTAAAAACGTTTATAGATAAATCTTTGAtctacattaaaataattaaaatcaatcaCTATTATTCaattagttgaaaaataattaaaatcaatcaCTATTACTCAATTAGATGAAGTAAACTATACGAATAGTTTCTCTTTAGTAGTTTTCATCTCCATCATCCCTTATCACACTTCTCATAGTACTTATCTGAATTGTatacacataattttttaaaaatattttactacTGAATATAAATCTctcttgatttgctaaaataataactgaaaaTGAGTCAAgcaaaatgaaaaagagagatAAAAGGATATTCTCTCAATTCTTTTTTACTTGTTAACTTGACAAATAACTTAAGAATCAAATATATTGagaataaaacatacaaaattatctttattatttatattttaaaaattaaatttggctTTTAATACTTTTTGTAgttacttaataaaataataataatatagaaaaatgttATAAATCTTTTgtgatttattaaaataaataagtaagaaaaataattaatttttattataagaagtaagtaaaaaaaaagaacaagtaattCATAAGGAGCAAGAAGAGATTTATTAAAAATTACTAGTATtacatataattcaattatatatatataaaataatatcatgaaatgataaatgAGGACAAATGTaacaatatgtatgaaaaaaataataaatatgtgtTATTATagttctcaaaaaaaataaaaaccatgtGTTACCATCTAATTGAACTAAAAATTTTGTGAGTAGTACCAAAATATCTTATTCTTCCTTGTATATAAGTAACTACTAGAAACGTTTAAAATATGACAACTGTTGTTGTTTTTGCATGTAGGTACTTCCTATTTGTCACTATCCGTTCAGTTGAAGATCTCAAGATCTGTATACATGGAGCTTTTTTGTTGTTTCTCAATAGGGCTCATAATTCGGCAATATATGTGAAGTAAACAAATTTCAACCAGTGTAGGCACGGATACATCATTGCTCACGGCCTTAGCCCTGAGCGATGCTATAGTAGAAGCATTGAAGGTAAACAATTTCGCAACACGTTGCTCGTTATGATAAAATTTGGTAAATTGAGCGTGCAACTTAGGTCCGTTTGAAACATGAGGAATAGGTGGTGGTACGGTAAAAATTTGGAAGCTGCAACGAATTCAGGTAAATCGTTGCAGCTACCTCGGGCAGTTGTTGCCCATGCATTGGCGAGGCCACGTCGTCAGCAACTTTATGAAAAGCACACATACAAATAGTCATACCTCCGCATTTGAAAAGAGAGTTACTTGGACTAGCAAGGGATATAAAGTTGAATTATGGCAGCAACAATATTGGGTAGGAAATCTTTGGTTACTTACAGATTTCTAAGAACGTTTTCGAACTCATAATTATGAGCAAATGCCTCGTAAAAAGGCCCTTGATTCGACCAACAAAAGGGTAATAACGAGCAAGAGTTTCAGACAGACTTCTTCAGAACGAGTAATCTCGACGAATTGATCACCCTTGCTTGCTCATAGGAAGAGGATACATCAACAACATTTGGAGGAGGAGGATAAAATAGAGCTAAAGGATCATATTGGGGTAATcccatttgatccaaaaaagaatATTCAAATTAGCTCCATAGATACTATATCTCAATCTCTCTTTCCATGGCTAATTTGTTAATTTTGTCTATTATGCAACTGTTAAGTACAAAGTGCGTATATTATGGTgaaattctcttttttttaattacaaaatcaattGTATTATCATGTGGtatcaattaaattaattgaGTTGTATAATTAATAAGGCTCTCTTATTCATAAATTATTAATGTGCTGTCTCCCAAGTCATGTTGCCTGCCTTTTCTCGACTTCCCGGGGCGGGCTCCTGCATTTTCACGAATGTGATCTATCAAGAAGTCTTATTTATTAACTTTGCGTCGTTTGGCAATCATGGAAAGGTGGTTGACGATCGGGAGGTTATGGAGGCCTTTTTATACCACTATAAGTCTTACCCCAGCATGAAGGAGGATGCATACGGTGTTCTTATGGAAGAGGCCGATAAGCTGGATCTGGATCTGAATCTGAATTATGATATTCTGTTTGATCGAGATGTGTGGCACCCCTTTCAATACCTTGCCTCGAAAATACCGATGAGTAATCAAAAAATAGAAGGGTTCCCAGTTACCAAAGACGCGTCCGCGAGCGCTTTTCAGATTATGAgctattttttgttgaaatattCGAAATATGAGATTATCTTCATGTGAAAGATATCagtctattaaaaataaaatacaaaaaaattcttCATACGAATAAGGTCACTCTAGtgaaaaagaaacaacaacaacacccagTGTATTAATTTCCACCTAGTGGAGtttgggaagggtagagtgtacgcagaccataccactacgaGAAGTATctaatgaaaaagaaagaaagagatattCCAAAGAAGAGAGATTCCAAATCCTATGTGTATTATGTCACataaaatgcatatatatatttgttcaacTTTGTTCATAATTTGGCAATAAATGTAGAAGTGACAATCATCATGTGAGATATCATTCATTATTATAGGCACATATAAGACTAGAACATTATGGCGTTAGATAGGAGGTTGTACAGTATACGAACTACGGTGGTAGATTAACAGATAGTAGAACGTTGTTTAGCTAATCATTTCATATTAATAGTTGTAGTATTACTCTTGTTGTTTCTTGTCATTCTATTTTTGTTACTACATGTTGTTTTTTGTACTTCAATTTGTAAACAGATGCAGAACAGAAAAGTATATGCAGAAAGTAAAAGACTAAAGATAGAGTCAACACACTGAAATTTAATGGAACTATCTTGACTGTTATTCATAGTCTGTGACTGCTGATTTTATAGGTAGAAAGACGTAacaaaattaaactgaaaaattggAACGACTAGCTAATATAACTCctaaaaaatagtaaacaaattcACGATAAACTACTCTCAAAAAGACTAGGATAAAGCTGGAAATAAGACTTTATTTGCTAACACGATTATCGTATTATATTGATGTAATTACTGTTCAACATGCGTTGTTATTCTTTCACATCCATTACTCATTCTCTaaattactttaatttattttttcttgaatcgTACCAAAAACGACCTTATCTATTTTAGAGGTAGGAACATGCAACGTGTTCCCTCATTGACTACAAGTTAAATAATAGTAGTGGGAGTAGTTGGAGACAGTGCATTATAATAATGATACCACATGATACATACAGTCTGACTTTATAATAATGATATTGGAATTCGAATATaataatgtgtgtatatatataagcaaaTTATACTAAATAGTTGCCTAATTAGCCATGGAAAAAAAGATTGAGATAGTTTCTATGGAGTTCATTAGACCTATTTCTCCCACTCCCAATCACCTTAAGTGTTTTGAATACTGTTTTTTGGATCAAATCTATATGCTCCCTTAGCTCTATTTTATCCTCCTCCAAAAAATGTTGGTGATGGCATCATCCTATTCCTATGAGAAAGCAAGGGTCGAGATTACTCGTTCTGAAGAAATCTCTTTCTGAATCAAGGGTGGTATCTCAATAGAATGCAATGACGAGGCGTTTGCTCATAATTATGAGTTCGAAAACGTCCTTAGAAATCTCGATTTGACCAAAGATTTCCTTCCCAACACTGTTGTGGAAGTTGGTTCATCAGTATTCCATAATTCAACTTTATATCCAGGTTACACTTTTCAAATGTGGAGGTATGGCTATTTGTATGTGTGCTTTTCATAAAATTGCTGACGGGGGCCACGTTGTACTGCCTCGCCCGAGGTAGAGGTAGCTGCAATTCGTTGCAGCTTCCAAATTCTTACCACCACCTATTCCTTATGTTTCAAACGAACCAACGTTGCAGTCTCAGTTTGTCCACTTCTTGTGTACTGAACAACGTGTTTCAAAACTGTTTACCTTCGATGCTTCTACTATAGCATCGCTCAGAGCTAAGGATAGTGGTGGAATAGATGCCTGGATATGCTTGAAAGATAAAGAGACTCTTAAATTTCCAGCATGAGTTAGCGATGCAGCTGCTATCTTTTGGATCTGTCAACTAATTTGCATTTGTATTAGTTGATGTTGAtattacattgttgttgttacttGTTTATCCATGTAGCTACTTCCTCTTTTTCGCTATCCATTCAGTTGAAGATCTATCAGAAACAACTTATGGACCTTCTCAAAGATAGGAATAAGATCTGTATACACCGAGCTTTTTTTGTTGTCAATATATGTGAAGTTGCACAGAAGATATAGTagaaacaaatttcattaaaatGCAAATGGACCAATCAATTAGTAAAATTTTGTTACAACCCAAAACCAGGCAAACCTAAAAAAAAGACCATTGCCTAGAAAGGATGTAACTAATTagtgagaaaaaaaattacaatgacAAGGACATGATTCATTACTAGTGCGCACACAAATATAACAAGAAATTGATCACTCACatttagaagaagaaagaagaaaagagaacctaattataaaaaacaaaaaataaaaaaaagcagcccggtgcactaaagctaccgctatgtgcggtgtccggggaaggaccCACCAAGAAAAGAGAACCTAATTATACtcaccaaaaataaaaagaaaaaaactaattaaGTGACTCTTTCATCAGTGAAAATAACTTGGAAATCACTATATGTCTAGAGCAAAGCATCATCATCAGGTCCAGCAAGAATTACctgcaaattaaaaaaaaaaaaaacaattaaatttgCCTTAGTAGGCGTTTAGACATGCGATGGCAGAATGCTGTTGCACTCATTCCATGTTGCTCGGACTTTTCAAATATGTTGACGGATGTGTGTTAGATCCACTAAAAATAGTGTTTTTTTAAAGGATCCAACACCAGTGCGGCAGCATTTCTGGAGAGTCCAAGCAACAACTCACTATGCCTTAGCGACACTAGTTGTTTAACTTTTGTTATTATGGGATTGGGGCACAGTGGATAGAGTAATGTATAACTTAGAAAAGATTCGCAGATGAAGTTGAAACAAACAGAAGCTACTTACATTGCAGTCCATGGCGTATTTCCGAGCTGCCATAAGGGCTCCGTTTCTTTCTTTCTCGGATTCAAATACTAACACAAAGGAATGTCCTTTCCTAGGTAGCCAAAACAGTGACTTTGCGGCAGAATTACCCCCTCCTCTAAATCCACATAGCTGAAATGAAAAGTGTTTTGCGGGATTAGATATGAATGATTGTTGCTTCGTATTTGGTGTGAACAATGTGAGGAAATAGTGAATAACTCAAACTGAATAGTCAACACTGGTAGCTGGCTATTGGAGCGTGAATGAACTACTTTCTTAACTATCTTTTCACCAAGTACCTGCATAGATCCAGAATACGAATCTCTAGCTTTTGTAATCCATCCTTTGCCCAACTTCAGCTTTGTTTTCCCGACATGGAAGCAGTGTGCAGAACGTGATGAATAGTTCCGTCCATTCATCTGCGCAATAACCACCTGGAAAAAAAATGATAACCTGATTACCATAAAGTAGACAACAGATGAACAAGTACACAATTTAATTTACATCTGCACAAATATGAACTGATGTGAATGCTATGGAAGGTGTGCATGCAAGATATATAGAGGAGAAGTTTTAGAGCAAAGGATCCTGAACGAAAGAACATGAACCAAAAGTACAGCTTCCTTTGTATCTTAAGCGACAAAGTATTAGATACAGAAATCGTATTGGAAAACTTACACTGAATTCAATGTTTGACTTCCGGAAAAGCGTCTCAACATAACTCCCCAATCCAGATTCTGTAAGAATTGAGTAACAAGAATTCATTTTTCGTCATAAAAAAGACAGTACGGGGAAAATTCTATGACAAAGCAACATTTAGAAGTGAATAACTGCGGTCCGGGCCTAACCTGGATCTATAGGAGCAGTAGTTGTCAGCGAGACTTTTTGGCCATTTGAGACTATATCTGCTTCTAAAAGTCTCCCGACATCAATGGGCTCAGGAGCATAAACAAATTTGTCTGCACCTGGTACAGTGAGCACGCAATCATTTAATGACAATAATGGTAGTGCGATGAAAAGAAAGATGTTAAGCTCTCACTAGCTAGTTAGATTTCAAAATTGGTGGAGCAAAAGCAACCGCTAAAATTAGATTAATACATATGTTACATATGCTCTGGTACGATTATCATAAGTAGCAGTACCATTTTGTACTCTAAGACATAATATAGAGTAACATTGTGTTTGTTTGAGATGTGAATGAATTTCCACATATTGACGAATGTATTTGCGTTCATTTTATATCGTGACTCAAGAACATGGAATCTTTAGCCACTGAAAGATTTGTGAAGATTATATGCAGAACGGGAAGAGAGTTTATACCAACAATAGGTTCTCTTCTGCTGCATTCAGATGATAAACGATACCACTGAATTGAGCATTTTGAAACATCAATGGCTTCATCTGAACATGACTGGACTCGTAAGATAGAACCTAACGTTTCAGAACCAGACAACTCATAAAATTCGGATTTATTTTGCCCAGCTCTTCTGCTCATTGCTAGCTGCAAACAATGAGGAATCATCAGTATTCCAGATAGAAAAGGAGCAGAATTACTAGAGACTTAATAAATTCTACTGGACATAATACATAGGTAGATAAAAATGCCAAAAGGTTCCACATGTGCATCCTCTCAGGTGGTAATCAAGAAAGCATTAGAATTTAAAAGCCTTACGTGTGATATCGAGAAAACGAACATATTTTCTCAATATCTCAGAATAGTCTTATATTCTAAAGGTCATACAGAGTGAAAAGTGTTTATGGTATATACATTGTTAATAGTTCATTTGTGTGAATTTTATAATGAGCCGCAACATGTGGTTAATCGAATATACTGTTTAATAAGGAAGGATCCCGTGGGCTCATGAGAGCTTCAATCATCATGGATAGCCACGTTCAAGTAAGTGAGAGTTTCGTGACttatctttcattaataacaGCAGGAACTGCCATACTTGGTTAGACAGAGAAGGGTAGTTAAATTGCATACAGTTGTTTCGATCTGTATTGAACCTGCGCCTCTTCTGAGAAGGCATTAAATAGCCAATGATAGTTCAGTCCTAAGTAGTTAGCTTCAGTTTGTGGACAGGTACAGAAAACTCCTAGTAGCCGATGATAGATTTTGACGAAAAAGGAAATTTCCAAGGTTAGGAGCTTCTTACCCTCTCAACTACCCAAAACATgtaaacataatctgaaatattaCCAGTTCGATTTAGTTAGAAATGAAGTATAGTTGATTGTTGATTGATACTATAGTACAGTGGATCAGGACTTAAACGGAACAAAGGAAACATGCAGCAGCTAGTTTCAATGTTGcccggactcttcaaaaatgtcaacgggtgcgtgtcggattcgcCACAACTAGTGCattttttggagaatccgacacaggtgcggcatcaaaagtgaagagtccgcacaACTTATGCTAGTTTACAATGAGGCGCTTTCTCTCTTATAGCTTGATTTAATGAGAAAAAAGAACATTGAGAAGAACTACTTGTTGGTTATTCAGGTAGTGGCATGATAGCAACAATTGAGGCTTTATAAGACAAGCAAATCACAACTAATCTAGCCAATGCTGTGCTCGATTTTGAAAATGAGAACCACTCTAGATAAGttttaacaattttaaattttgaatacaCTCACGAAAAGATATACGACACTTTTCCAAGTTCACTGAATCATTAGATACTGGACAAAAAGGATACCTCTTTCTGAAGCTTAAATGAAACAGTGGATTTCTCCCTGATCTGGATTCTCAAAGCCCTCAGTTCATGTTCCATATCCATCACctaaaaaatacagaaatattGTTAGTCACAAGTGCAtagaaaataagatataaaaaagTTGAAAGTTGTAAGAACAAGACCAACGATCAATCTTCAGATGGATCACAAGGGAAAAGTAGGAACAAAGAGTTTGTCCATGCATTAAGATCTACAAGAATTCCCTGCTATTCAAACATAAGGAAGTTTATATTTTCAAGATGTATAAGGGCATGTTAAATGTTGGAAAATCCAGAACAGGCTCTTATGCGACCAGTTATTAGCTGAGAGGTGAAACTTCAGAAAAAGTTTTCATGTATGACCAAAAGCATACTTTTTTACTGCAACtccatttcaaaattttatatatttttattacggTGTAGCATCGTAATAAGTTAATAAATCTAAGCTTCATTGCAAACCATCAGTTCATCGTCTATCGATAGACTATCATCCGCAGAGTCACATGCCATTTAACTATTCCAGAAGATGTGCAGCTTTGACTATAATAGCCATCTCCTCCAACTGTTAAACTCTGATCAAATGTTGAGAGGAAACCACTAACAAtcaaatccatgattatgatttgaaagaaaaCGATTGTTTTACGAAGCAATAAGCTAAATTTAGTTGCTGAACTCAGAGATTTATCTAAATATACAGTTAGTCGTCATCGCTAGAACAGGGAGAACAACTAAGGAATATCATGGATTCACAAATTGGCTGAAGAGCTGGAGCCACCCATCTTAGTCTAAATATAACTTTTAATGAAAGTTCACGTGGTGTCATGATTCATAAATTGGCTGCGAAAGTAAAGTTAAGCATATTTAAAGCATACCTTACTAGGCTGATGCAATAGTTTTATTCGTCTAGCTTCTTGAACCGCTTCCAGCAGTCCCTCCATTTCCTGGCAAGAACAAGTATTATTTCCATGACAAAACTTCCTTAAATGAAAGTCAAATTGTTTTTGTATGCCATTACCATAATAAACTATTGTCAAGAAAAGGGAAGTCGTGATTTGGTTTATCTAAAGCAGAAAAGTAAACTCAGATGCTTTTGTAGTTCTGTACACACAGAAATAAGTGCAAGACAACCGAGGACCATTCCAAGATTTAGAATAGTTTAAGCAGTTCCTACTACATGATAACTCTGGTTAAATATGGATGAAGAGCTTAGCGGTTTAGTCTTGCAGATAGAACTTTCAGATAATTTATGACAACCCAGCGGCGATAAAATATAGTCCTTGTATAGGAAATATTCTGTGAGGAAAATTGTGGAATACAAACTTCGTACACCGAAGTCAAACTATCAGAAGATCAAAAGCGCAGAGTGAAAAACAAATCAGACTTCAAAGAGACAATGTAACAGCTTGAAAATGGAAAATGAATGGATACATATCAAAAATAAGAATGAATCAATGCATGGTAGTTACCTGTTTTGCTGAGGTCGGGGAATTCCTTTCCTCTTCGTCAAGGGCCTCTCCGATTCTTTGTACGACAGCTCTGGCACTCTCAATTTCAGCACAAGCAAAAGATCGTTCCTGATTAACTAACCTTTTAGCATCTTCTGAGGCCTGTAAGAAAAAAGAATTTAGTTTCTTTCACATAAAGAAAGCACACAGATTAGTGACCGAGGCTTGACCACAATTAAAATGATTCATAAGTAACCTGCTTCAGAAAATTCACAAGCTTTTTCACTTCAAACTTCTCTTGAATAAGCTCTCCCTCATTTTGTGTCAACCTTACTGCTAAAGCTTCCACCTGGACAAAGTATGTGATGAGGCTTTAGGAATATATAGCTAAGTGAACCAGAGAATCTTCCCAAGTGCACTTCCGAAAATAATTTCTTGTTTTCATTACATTTGTAAATA
Coding sequences:
- the LOC107843999 gene encoding G2/mitotic-specific cyclin S13-7 isoform X1 yields the protein MASRNALEQHNKGDVVVVPDAVKQKKNMAAEGRNRKALGDIGNLAAGRGVEGKPLPQVPRPVTRRFCAQLLAAAENQKISVAVNVKGANVAQKVHAGRKPAQKKATIKPRPEEIIVISPDTREKLMEEKMQRKKQAAEDISKKKSTLTSTLTARSKAACGLSKKPKEQIVDIDAADVNNELAVSEYVEDIYSFYKLAESETRVHDYIDSQPEISEKMRAILIDWLIEVHHKFELNPETLYLTINIVDRYLAVETASRRELQLVGISAMLLASKYEEIWAPEVNDFVCISDQTYSHEQVLTMEKQILGQLEWYLTVPTPYVFLVRFIKASLPDSEMENMVYFLAELGLMNYETIIYCPSMIAAAAVYAARHTLNRTPFWNGTLKLHTSFSEAQIIECARMLVSYHSEAANHKLKVIFRKYTNAERGAVALLPPAKSLLAASSSPSSC
- the LOC107844001 gene encoding stomatal closure-related actin-binding protein 3 isoform X1 encodes the protein MMLVVYSTSYCIAFDKTGQMTKVSPELVDEPQMQIVRSVSTDVTLLNNQFPTYKLGPNFEVLQETKEDNKGPPLKEVVEEETNRLTEQHNRLSVRDLASKFDKNLSAAAKLSNEAKIREAPSLEGHVLLKKLRDSLELLKGRLTGLNKEDIEIAISLVEALAVRLTQNEGELIQEKFEVKKLVNFLKQASEDAKRLVNQERSFACAEIESARAVVQRIGEALDEEERNSPTSAKQEMEGLLEAVQEARRIKLLHQPSKVMDMEHELRALRIQIREKSTVSFKLQKELAMSRRAGQNKSEFYELSGSETLGSILRVQSCSDEAIDVSKCSIQWYRLSSECSRREPIVGADKFVYAPEPIDVGRLLEADIVSNGQKVSLTTTAPIDPESGLGSYVETLFRKSNIEFSVVIAQMNGRNYSSRSAHCFHVGKTKLKLGKGWITKARDSYSGSMQLCGFRGGGNSAAKSLFWLPRKGHSFVLVFESEKERNGALMAARKYAMDCNVILAGPDDDALL
- the LOC107844001 gene encoding stomatal closure-related actin-binding protein 3 isoform X2, which codes for MTKVSPELVDEPQMQIVRSVSTDVTLLNNQFPTYKLGPNFEVLQETKEDNKGPPLKEVVEEETNRLTEQHNRLSVRDLASKFDKNLSAAAKLSNEAKIREAPSLEGHVLLKKLRDSLELLKGRLTGLNKEDIEIAISLVEALAVRLTQNEGELIQEKFEVKKLVNFLKQASEDAKRLVNQERSFACAEIESARAVVQRIGEALDEEERNSPTSAKQEMEGLLEAVQEARRIKLLHQPSKVMDMEHELRALRIQIREKSTVSFKLQKELAMSRRAGQNKSEFYELSGSETLGSILRVQSCSDEAIDVSKCSIQWYRLSSECSRREPIVGADKFVYAPEPIDVGRLLEADIVSNGQKVSLTTTAPIDPESGLGSYVETLFRKSNIEFSVVIAQMNGRNYSSRSAHCFHVGKTKLKLGKGWITKARDSYSGSMQLCGFRGGGNSAAKSLFWLPRKGHSFVLVFESEKERNGALMAARKYAMDCNVILAGPDDDALL